In the Leishmania donovani BPK282A1 complete genome, chromosome 31 genome, one interval contains:
- a CDS encoding protein kinase, putative — protein MEAAPAAAAQRPPQTQKRPREESNAPLQEGSNGSVPATFSSEASVTTPVADTELVVDVDQPETNPQAPAVDAPRSRSRGLAAVGPGSISPVAASRSGTDGANNCQPAAAVTTLSSSSASADARRFKQPTLAAYGMVSDTMALKKEISDRDSHIEELNREVEGLRAEVGRRNDQIHFMDGQCRQYQKKLEHFQSVMRQEMLSAAQKDRSEARRVLYQKHFELGQTATWHSNGQTVWMEGDRVRTLFLKLANLTQKREEVEALKKAAQSNVKHLARQEREREDSGAGPDLQDALMAAQMEYQLRASEHAALTNTIADIKLKQTEIEHEKKAFVKEMRRVNDEDTSEFLAIPTIGEGDRYVLMHLLGKGGFSEVWKAFDLVEGRYVACKIHHIQREWPAQTRTHYLRHAQRELDIMRALDHPHLTHLYDVFPRGDNMFISVMEYSNGMDLDTYLKRYRTFKEADARLIFLQVVDVLRYLASLDSPIIHYDLKPANILLHRDDPTILDIKITDFGLSKIIGATREGPSDNPSIELTSQGTGTYWYLPPECFETSSTPRISNKVDIWSAGVIFYQMLFGKRPFAEGESQRRIWQEKLIIQSARTLHFPDTPKVSEEAKDIIRGCLAFNERERCDVFQLSQDPYLFRTSRRSAHKAKSAAPSGVGSSNSPLMPPVTDATPAS, from the coding sequence ATGGAGgccgcccccgctgccgctgcgcagcgaccGCCGCAGACCCAAAAGCGGCCCCGCGAGGAAAGCAACGCCCCGCTACAGGAAGGTagcaacggcagcgtgcCCGCTACCTTCTCCAGCGAGGCCTCCGTCACCACGCCTGTTGCCGACACGGAGctcgtcgtcgacgtcgaTCAGCCAGAGACCAACCCGCAGGCGCCGGCCGTTGACGCCCCGCGTTCACGATCGCGTGGACTAGCCGCCGTCGGGCCAGGCTCCATCTCACCCGTCGCGGCCTCCCGCAGCGGCACTGACGGTGCCAATAACTGCcagccggctgcagcggtcaCAACActgtcgtcgtcttcggcaTCTGCGGACGCGCGCCGCTTCAAGCAGCCCACCCTTGCCGCCTACGGCATGGTCAGCGACACGATGGCGCTCAAGAAGGAAATCAGCGACCGTGACAGTCACATCGAGGAGCTTAATCGCGAGGTGGAAGGGCTGCGTGCCGAGGTGGGGCGGCGCAATGACCAGATACACTTCATGGACGGTCAATGTCGGCAGTACCAGAAGAAACTGGAGCACTTCCAGTCTGTCATGCGGCAGGAGATGCTAAGCGCTGCCCAGAAGGACCGCTCGGAGGCACGGCGCGTCCTCTATCAGAAACATTTCGAGCTCGGCCAGACCGCGACGTGGCACAGCAACGGCCAGACTGTATGGATGGAGGGCGATCGAGTGCGCACGCTGTTCTTGAAGCTGGCCAACCTCACTCAAAAACGTGAGGAGGTCGAGGCGCTcaagaaggcggcgcagagcaaCGTGAAGCACCTGGCCCGCCAGGAGCGCGAGCGGGAGGACTCTGGCGCCGGCCCGGACCTGCAGGACGCGCTGATGGCTGCCCAGATGGAGTATCAGCTGCGCGCGTCCGAGCACGCCGCTCTGACCAACACCATCGCCGACATCAAGCTGAAGCAGACAGAGATCGAGCACGAGAAGAAGGCCTTCGTGAAGGAGATGCGCCGCGTGAATGACGAGGACACGTCCGAGTTCTTGGCGATCCCCACCATCGGCGAGGGAGACCGCTACGTCCTCATGCATCTACTAGGCAAGGGTGGCTTCTCGGAAGTGTGGAAGGCGTTCGACCTCGTCGAAGGCCGCTATGTGGCATGTAAGATTCACCACATTCAGCGCGAGTGGCCTGCCCAGACGCGTACTCACTACCTGCGCCATGCGCAGCGGGAGCTCGACATCATGCGCGCGCTCGATCACCCGCATCTGACGCACCTCTACGACGTCTTCCCTCGCGGTGACAACATGTTCATCTCCGTGATGGAGTACAGCAACGGCATGGACCTCGACACCTACCTCAAGCGCTACCGCACCTTCAAGGAGGCCGACGCGCGGCTCATCTTTCTGCAGGTCGTGGACGTGCTGCGCTACCTCGCCTCCCTCGACAGCCCTATCATCCACTACGACCTAAAGCCGGCCAACATCCTGTTGCACCGCGACGACCCAACCATCCTCGACATCAAGATTACCGACTTTGGCCTCTCCAAGATCATCGGCGCCACCCGCGAAGGCCCCAGCGACAACCCGTCCATCGAGCTCACCTCGCAGGGCACCGGCACGTACTGGTACCTGCCGCCCGAGTGCTTCGAAACCTCCTCGACACCGCGCATCAGCAACAAAGTCGACATCTGGTCCGCCGGCGTCATCTTCTACCAGATGCTCTTTGGCAAGCGGCCATTCGCCGAGGGCGagtcgcagcgccgcataTGGCAGGAAAAGCTCATCATTCAATCCGCGCGCACACTGCACTTCCCAGACACACCCAAGGTAAGCGAGGAGGCCAAGGACATCATCCGTGGCTGCCTCGCCTTCAACGAACGCGAGCGATGCGACGTGTTTCAGCTGAGTCAAGACCCCTACCTGTTTCGCACGAGCCGCCGCTCTGCGCACAAGGCGAAAAGCGCCGCTCCCTCTGGCGTCGGAAGCTCGAACTCACCGCTGATGCCACCCGTTACCGACGCAACACCGGCATCATAG
- a CDS encoding ribosomal protein l7/l12-like protein, protein MRQRVLAWEVARLRVATAALFTSHRAIINGVASNRIPRGMTPLGVPCSEDVLEALAEAYVNMDMATMTAFHKKAMAEMLRAGGGGGAEPAAVDYEEHLLRASGGASGAAVATSAPAVPVAPGGDAAAAESAAPLAKKAPEKTAFDVTLKIFPAENKIKLIKELRCACGLSIQEAKTAIDKCPGVIARQVQKGDAEKLKDAMVKLGAEVELM, encoded by the coding sequence ATGCGGCAGAGAGTCCTTGCATGGGAAGTCGCACGGCTGCGTgtggccaccgctgcccttTTTACGTCGCACCGAGCCATCATCAACGGCGTGGCGAGTAACCGCATTCCGCGTGGCATGACGCCCCTGGGCGTGCCGTGCAGCGAAGACGTGTTGGAGGCGCTGGCAGAGGCCTATGTGAACATGGATATGGCCACCATGACCGCCTTTCACAAGAAGGCGATGGCAGAGATGTtgcgcgccggtggcggtggtggggccGAACCCGCTGCAGTGGACTACGAGGAGCATTTACTACGAGCTTCGGGCGGCGCtagtggtgctgctgtcgccacATCGGCCCCGGCTGTTCCGGTGGCTcctggcggcgacgctgcggctgcggagaGTGCGGCTCCGTTGGCCAAGAAGGCACCTGAAAAGACGGCTTTCGACGTCACCCTCAAGATTTTTCCGGCTGAGAACAAGATCAAGCTGATCAAGGAGCTGCGGTGTGCCTGTGGGCTCTCCATCCAGGAAGCGAAGACGGCGATCGATAAGTGCCCAGGTGTGATCGCCCGCCAGGTGCAGAAGGGCGACGCGGAGAAGCTCAAGGACGCTATGGTGAAGCTGGGGGCCGAGGTGGAGCTGATGTGA